The proteins below come from a single Metarhizium brunneum chromosome 1, complete sequence genomic window:
- the LOS1 gene encoding Exportin-T, with product MSSSSSCLQVENAVEILSNPTSNQSVKEQAFEYLNQLRSDPQGWQACTNLFSRAPRSSEVVRMVCLEVVNYAVHTQGLDAESLSYLKYTLLQYVRQSYGPDAQQEPDPASLQNKLTQTLTYLFVFLYQDGWQSFLDDFWGLTGLQSNRDSVSGVLFYLRILSSIHDEIADMLLSRQSNDAKRNTELKDQLRAQDVHKVAESWKQILNKYGDNDAVIELVLKVIGKWVSWMDISLVVSQDMINLLLPLVGRTTSGGGEDKVRDAAIDTLTEICGKKMRSADKMELVSFLNLQDIVGQLIASAPLSTHKGTSKYDTDLAEAVAKLVNTVMSDIVKALDDNHIGEESRERAKQHLHGFLPFLLRLFSDEYDEVCSTIIPALTDLLTFLRKLGQLPQDYSSMLAPILDAIIRKMRYDETSTWGNEDEQTDEAEFQELRRKLQNLQKTIAAIDQQLYMNMLSNLVASTFQTLDQRGSEMDWRDLDLALYEMYLFGELALPNQGLGTKNQPSTEASERLVVMMQKMVGSGIANFSHPAILLQYMEICVRYCIVFESHPDYIPQVLENFVRLVHHDHVRIKTRSWYLFHRFVKQLRSQVGNVAETVIHSIGDLLPIKAEVPGEDADDDMSSDESDHSADALFNSQLYLFEAIGCISSTHSTPADKQAMYARSVMDPLFQDMEVHLPRAKSGDAQAVLQIHHIVMALGTLAHGFSDWSPGSAATSHHPPPAKAVSDEFSRAAEAILIALNQLNSSAEIRTACRSAFSKLLGVLGSAVLPQLPQWIEGLLSQSSSKDEMAMFLRLLDQVVFGFKAEIYDVLNVLLTPLLQRIFGGLSEPISGTDDEIQLAELRREYLSFLQIILNNGLDGVLISEANQGFFEPMISSITELAKTLDGNIGPSRLAFTLMARISAIWGGPDVATISQNPVAPTTGPAPAIPGFDRFMLDRFHSVCWEVMRNPSFRPAQDAQTRQVLTEIAGLEQTIYTKTGDVFIRELQNGLFPTLGINGDEFLRSLTTSTDKKGFSSYLQGLLKNRR from the exons ATGAGCTCCTCTTCGAGCTGTCTCCAGGTCGAGAATGCTGTCGAAATTTTATCGAACCCCACATCCAATCAATCCGTGAAAGAACAGGCCTTTGAGTATCTCAATCAACTGCGATCCGACCCTCAAGGCTGGCAAGCATGTACGAATCTCTTCTCCCGAGCTCCGCGGTCGTCCGAGGTGGTCCGAATGGTCTGTCTCGAGGTCGTAAACTATGCCGTTCATACACAGGGACTTGATGCCGAAAGCTTATCGTACTTGAAATATACGCTTCTCCAATACGTCCGCCAGAGCTACGGCCCCGATGCTCAGCAGGAGCCAGACCCAGCGTCACTTCAGAACAAGCTTACGCAAACCTTGACCTATCTTTTCGTCTTTCTTTACCAGGATGGATGGCAAAGCTTTCTTGACGACTTTTGGGGGCTGACAGGACTCCAAAGTAATCGGGACAGCGTTAGCGGTGTTCTCTTCTATCTGAGAATCCTGTCCTCGATTCACGACGAAATTGCCGATATGTTATTGTCAAGGCAAAGTAACGATGCCAAGAGAAACACCGAGCTCAAGGATCAGCTGAGAGCCCAAGATGTGCACAAGGTCGCCGAGTCTTGGAAGCAAATACTCAACAAGTATGGCGACAACGACGCCGTCATAGAGTTAGTGCTGAAAGTTATTGGCAAGTGGGTAAGCTGGATGGACATCTCTCTCGTTGTGAGCCAAGACATGATCAACCTGCTGCTGCCACTTGTCGGCCGCACCACGAGTGGGGGAGGCGAGGACAAGGTTCGAGATGCAGCCATTGACACTTTGACGGAGATTTGCGGCAAGAAGATGCGCTCGGCCGACAAGATGGAGCTAGTTTCATTTCTCAACCTACAGGACATTGTTGGACAGCTCATTGCCAGCGCCCCCTTGAGCACCCATAAGGGGACCTCAAAGTACGATACGGATCTTGCCGAGGCTGTTGCAAAGCTCGTCAACACCGTCATGTCAGACATCGTCAAGGCACTTGATGATAATCATATTGGTGAGGAGTCAAGAGAGAGGGCTAAGCAGCACCTTCATGGCTTCCTCCCATTCCTTCTACGACTCTTCTCTGACGAATACGACGAAGTTTGTTCGACCATCATTCCCGCTCTTACGGACCTTCTTACCTTTCTTCGCAAGCTTGGTCAGTTACCGCAGGACTACTCTAGCATGTTGGCTCCGATTTTGGATGCCATCATTCGGAAAATGCGATACGATGAAACCTCCACATGGGGAAACGAGGACGAGCAAACGGACGAGGCAGAGTTTCAGGAACTGCGTAGGAAGTTGCAAAACCTGCAGAAGACCATTGCGGCCATCGACCAACAGCTGTATATGAACATGCTCAGCAACCTTGTCGCCAGCACTTTCCAGACTTTGGACCAGCGCGGGTCCGAGATGGACTGGAGAGATCTTGATCTAGCACTATACGAGATGTACTTGTTCGGAGAGCTAGCGTTGCCAAACCAAGGTCTGGGCACGAAAAATCAGCCATCTACAGAAGCGTCTGAAAGGCTCGTGGTGATGATGCAAAAGATGGTTGGGTCTG GTATTGCCAACTTCTCTCATCCCGCGATTCTTCTGCAGTATATGGAAATATGCGTCCGCTATTGCATCGTTTTTGAAAGCCACCCAGACTATATTCCACAAGTTTTGGAGAATTTCGTGCGACTGGTTCACCACGATCACGTTCGTATCAAGACCCGATCCTGGTACCTCTTTCACCGTTTCGTCAAGCAACTACGCAGCCAGGTTGGAAACGTGGCCGAGACTGTTATCCATTCTATCGGTGATCTTTTGCCGATCAAGGCGGAAGTCCCCGGGGaggatgccgatgacgacATGTCATCTGACGAGTCGGACCACTCTGCAGATGCCTTGTTCAATAGCCAGCTGTATCTCTTTGAGGCAATTGGCTGTATCTCTTCGACCCATAGTACCCCGGCTGACAAACAGGCTATGTATGCACGATCGGTCATGGATCCCCTTTTCCAAGACATGGAGGTGCATCTCCCACGAGCCAAGTCTGGTGATGCACAGGCTGTTCTTCAGATTCATCACATTGTGATGGCACTTGGCACGCTTGCGCATGGATTTTCAGACTGGAGCCCTGGATCTgccgccaccagccaccaTCCCCCGCCTGCCAAGGCTGTCTCGGACGAGTTTTCCAGAGCCGCCGAAGCGATTTTGATTGCTCTCAACCAGCTGAACTCGTCCGCCGAAATCCGCACAGCTTGCCGATCAGCCTTCTCAAAACTCCTTGGGGTCCTTGGCTCCGCGGTTCTTCCACAGCTTCCCCAGTGGATTGAGGGACTACTCTCGCAGAGTTCATCCAAAGAtgagatggccatgttcctGCGTTTGCTTGACCAGGTGGTATTTGGTTTCAAGGCAGAAATTTATGACGTTCTCAACGTTCTACTCACCCCGTTACTGCAGCGGATCTTTGGTGGGCTATCCGAGCCCATTTCAGGTACTGACGATGAGATACAACTTGCCGAGCTGAGACGCGAGTATCTGTCCTTCCTGCAAATTATCCTGAACAATGGCTTAGACGGCGTGCTCATCAGTGAAGCTAACCAGGGCTTCTTTGAGCCGATGATTTCATCTATAAccgagttggccaagacTCTGGATGGCAACATAGGTCCCAGCCGGCTGGCATTCACTCTTATGGCACGAATCTCTGCCATATGGGGCGGACCGGATGTCGCCACAATCTCGCAGAACCCCGTCGCACCAACTACAGGCCCTGCACCAGCAATCCCCGGCTTCGATCGCTTCATGCTTGATAGATTTCACTCTGTTTGCTGGGAAGTCATGCGCAATCCCAGCTTCCGTCCGGCGCAGGATGCTCAGACAAGGCAGGTGCTGACCGAAATTGCCGGGCTCGAACAAACTATTTATACAAAGACAGGGGATGTGTTTATCCGGGAGTTGCAAAACGGGCTATTTCCCACCCTGGGTATTAATGGAGATGAGTTTTTACGATCATTGACGACATCCACTGATAAGAAAGGGTTCTCGTCATATCTACAGGGTCTTCTGAAGAATAGGCGGTAG